From the Apis cerana isolate GH-2021 linkage group LG3, AcerK_1.0, whole genome shotgun sequence genome, one window contains:
- the LOC107992543 gene encoding polypeptide N-acetylgalactosaminyltransferase 5 isoform X1: MFRSKIRIHTCQVILLTSLVWFLVDVMVLMLYSDCIGGSGWGCTENGKQQQSLTEESLPHLKIDLKEEEQIQPVGQQNKKRYKQPELHLWRPARVVRDNKGIPGEMGAAVHILPEDEARQQELFKLNQFNLMASDMISLNRSLKDIRLEGCKTKKYNKYLPDTSIVIVFHNEAWSTLLRTVWSVINRSPRTLLKEIILVDDKSEQDHLKQDLEDYVKTLPVPTYVYRTEKRSGLIRARLLGAKHVKGQVITFLDAHCECTEGWLEPLLSRIAEDRTTVVCPIIDVISDDTFEYIPASDMTWGGFNWKLNFRWYRVAQREMDRRLGDRTAPLRTPTMAGGLFSIDKEYFYELGAYDEGMDIWGGENLEMSFRVWQCGGTLEISPCSHVGHVFRDKSPYTFPGGVSKVVLHNAARVAEVWMDEWRDFYYAMNPGARNVAVGDVSERIKLRERLKCKSFRWYLENIYPESPMPLDYYYLGDVQNVDTQTCLDTMGRRTGENVGISYCHGLGGNQVFAYTKRQQIMSDDMCLDAASPQGPVKIVRCHGMGGNQAWVYNEETKMIKHTNTGHCLSKPRSNDAMQPVLAPCDPHNIGQKWTMRSKFKWQAS; this comes from the exons ATGTTCCGTTCCAAGATTCGCATTCACACATGTCAAGTGATACTGCTCACGTCCCTGGTATGGTTCCTGGTGGATGTGATGGTGCTGATGCTCTATTCGGATTGTATCGGAGGATCCGGATGGGGTTGCACGGAGAACGGCAAGCAGCAACAATCGCTCACTGAGGAAAGTTTGCCCCATTTGAAGATTGatttaaaagaagaggaaCAGATCCAGCCGGTTGGCCAGCAGAATAAGAAACGGTACAAACAACCGGAACTGCATTTGTGGAGACCAGCTAGGGTAGTTAGGGATAACAAGGGGATACCCGGCGAGATGGGCGCGGCGGTGCACATCTTGCCGGAAGATGAAGCAAGGCAGCAGGAGCTCTTTAAATTGAATCAGTTCAATTTGATGGCGAGCGACATGATATCGTTGAATCGGTCCCTCAAGGACATAAGGCTGGAGGGATGCAAGACGAAGAAGTACAACAAGTACCTGCCGGATACTAGTATCGTGATAGTATTCCACAACGAAGCGTGGAGCACGTTGTTGAGGACCGTTTGGTCTGTCATTAATCGATCTCCGCGCACGTTGCTCAAGGAGATCATATTGGTAGATGATAAGAGCGAGCAAG ATCACTTGAAGCAAGACCTGGAGGACTATGTAAAAACGTTACCAGTCCCTACATATGTATACCGTACTGAGAAGAGATCGGGTTTAATCAGAGCCAGACTTCTTGGGGCGAAACACGTGAAGGGGCAAGTTATAACGTTTTTGGACGCTCATTGCGAATGCACAGAGGGTTGGCTGGAACCTCTGTTATCTAGAATCGCTGAAGACAGAACCACTGTTGTCTGTCCCATCATTGATGTGATTAGCGATGATACTTTCGAATACATTCCAGCTAGCGATATGACGTGGGGTggttttaattggaaattgaattttagatG GTATAGAGTGGCGCAAAGAGAAATGGACAGAAGATTAGGAGATAGGACAGCTCCTCTAAGAACACCAACAATGGCCGGCGGATTATTTTCTATTGACAAAGAGTATTTTTACGAATTGGGAGCGTACGATGAGGGCATGGATATTTGGGGCGGTGAAAACCTCGAAATGAGCTTCCGG GTATGGCAATGCGGTGGGACATTAGAAATCAGTCCATGTTCTCATGTTGGACATGTGTTCCGAGACAAGAGTCCGTATACATTCCCTGGTGGTGTCAGCAAAGTAGTTCTACACAATGCGGCTAGGGTGGCCGAAGTCTGGATGGATGAGTGGAGAGATTTTTACTATGCCATGAATCCAG gagCTCGAAATGTAGCTGTTGGAGATGTATCTGAAAGAATTAAGTTAAGAGAACGTCTTAAATGTAAAAGCTTTAGATGGtacttggaaaatatttatcctgAATCTCCAATGCCactggattattattatttgggtGATGTACAAAATGTTGACACACAAACTTGTTTGGATACAATGGGTAGAAGAACAGGTGAAAATGTTGGAATTAGTTATTGTCATGGATTGGGTGGTAATCAA gTGTTTGCTTATACTAAACGACAGCAAATTATGTCTGATGATATGTGCCTTGATGCAGCTAGTCCCCAAGGTCCTGTCAAAATAGTACGATGTCATGGTATGGGTGGAAATCAAGCATGGGTTTATAATGAAgag
- the LOC107992543 gene encoding polypeptide N-acetylgalactosaminyltransferase 5 isoform X2: MFRSKIRIHTCQVILLTSLVWFLVDVMVLMLYSDCIGGSGWGCTENGKQQQSLTEESLPHLKIDLKEEEQIQPVGQQNKKRYKQPELHLWRPARVVRDNKGIPGEMGAAVHILPEDEARQQELFKLNQFNLMASDMISLNRSLKDIRLEGCKTKKYNKYLPDTSIVIVFHNEAWSTLLRTVWSVINRSPRTLLKEIILVDDKSEQDHLKQDLEDYVKTLPVPTYVYRTEKRSGLIRARLLGAKHVKGQVITFLDAHCECTEGWLEPLLSRIAEDRTTVVCPIIDVISDDTFEYIPASDMTWGGFNWKLNFRWYRVAQREMDRRLGDRTAPLRTPTMAGGLFSIDKEYFYELGAYDEGMDIWGGENLEMSFRIWMCGGTLEIATCSHVGHVFRKSTPYTFPGGTSKIVNHNNARLAEVWLDQWKYFYYNINPGARNVAVGDVSERIKLRERLKCKSFRWYLENIYPESPMPLDYYYLGDVQNVDTQTCLDTMGRRTGENVGISYCHGLGGNQVFAYTKRQQIMSDDMCLDAASPQGPVKIVRCHGMGGNQAWVYNEETKMIKHTNTGHCLSKPRSNDAMQPVLAPCDPHNIGQKWTMRSKFKWQAS; the protein is encoded by the exons ATGTTCCGTTCCAAGATTCGCATTCACACATGTCAAGTGATACTGCTCACGTCCCTGGTATGGTTCCTGGTGGATGTGATGGTGCTGATGCTCTATTCGGATTGTATCGGAGGATCCGGATGGGGTTGCACGGAGAACGGCAAGCAGCAACAATCGCTCACTGAGGAAAGTTTGCCCCATTTGAAGATTGatttaaaagaagaggaaCAGATCCAGCCGGTTGGCCAGCAGAATAAGAAACGGTACAAACAACCGGAACTGCATTTGTGGAGACCAGCTAGGGTAGTTAGGGATAACAAGGGGATACCCGGCGAGATGGGCGCGGCGGTGCACATCTTGCCGGAAGATGAAGCAAGGCAGCAGGAGCTCTTTAAATTGAATCAGTTCAATTTGATGGCGAGCGACATGATATCGTTGAATCGGTCCCTCAAGGACATAAGGCTGGAGGGATGCAAGACGAAGAAGTACAACAAGTACCTGCCGGATACTAGTATCGTGATAGTATTCCACAACGAAGCGTGGAGCACGTTGTTGAGGACCGTTTGGTCTGTCATTAATCGATCTCCGCGCACGTTGCTCAAGGAGATCATATTGGTAGATGATAAGAGCGAGCAAG ATCACTTGAAGCAAGACCTGGAGGACTATGTAAAAACGTTACCAGTCCCTACATATGTATACCGTACTGAGAAGAGATCGGGTTTAATCAGAGCCAGACTTCTTGGGGCGAAACACGTGAAGGGGCAAGTTATAACGTTTTTGGACGCTCATTGCGAATGCACAGAGGGTTGGCTGGAACCTCTGTTATCTAGAATCGCTGAAGACAGAACCACTGTTGTCTGTCCCATCATTGATGTGATTAGCGATGATACTTTCGAATACATTCCAGCTAGCGATATGACGTGGGGTggttttaattggaaattgaattttagatG GTATAGAGTGGCGCAAAGAGAAATGGACAGAAGATTAGGAGATAGGACAGCTCCTCTAAGAACACCAACAATGGCCGGCGGATTATTTTCTATTGACAAAGAGTATTTTTACGAATTGGGAGCGTACGATGAGGGCATGGATATTTGGGGCGGTGAAAACCTCGAAATGAGCTTCCGG ATATGGATGTGTGGTGGGACATTGGAAATCGCAACGTGCTCGCACGTCGGTCATGTATTCCGTAAGTCAACACCATATACATTCCCTGGTGGTACCAGCAAGATAGTGAACCACAACAATGCGCGACTCGCAGAGGTCTGGTTGGACCAATGGAAGTACTTCTATTACAACATTAATCCAG gagCTCGAAATGTAGCTGTTGGAGATGTATCTGAAAGAATTAAGTTAAGAGAACGTCTTAAATGTAAAAGCTTTAGATGGtacttggaaaatatttatcctgAATCTCCAATGCCactggattattattatttgggtGATGTACAAAATGTTGACACACAAACTTGTTTGGATACAATGGGTAGAAGAACAGGTGAAAATGTTGGAATTAGTTATTGTCATGGATTGGGTGGTAATCAA gTGTTTGCTTATACTAAACGACAGCAAATTATGTCTGATGATATGTGCCTTGATGCAGCTAGTCCCCAAGGTCCTGTCAAAATAGTACGATGTCATGGTATGGGTGGAAATCAAGCATGGGTTTATAATGAAgag